One Colius striatus isolate bColStr4 chromosome 10, bColStr4.1.hap1, whole genome shotgun sequence genomic region harbors:
- the UHMK1 gene encoding serine/threonine-protein kinase Kist isoform X1 codes for MSGCVWGAAPLLEALGRLWEVQAPLGSGSSASVYRVRCCGDPRAPPGAVKEFVPPPPRPGPARRPGARPPAADCAEYGFRKERAALEHLRGHRNIGNGTPVTLYGVFTNHYSTNGPSRCLLLELLDISVSELLLHSSNQGCSMWMIQHCARDVLEALAFLHHKGYVHADLKPRNILWSAEEECFKLIDFGLSFKEGNQDVKYIQTDGYRAPEAELQNCLAQAGLQSETECTSAVDLWSLGIVLLEMFSGMKLKHTVQSQEWKTNSSAIIDRIFASEGVVNSAIPAYHLRDLIKSMLHCDQGKRASAEKALCSPFFSIPFAPHIEDLVMLPTPVLRLLNVLSDASLQCEEEYEDILEDIREECQKYGPVVSLLIPKENPGKGQVFVEYANAGDSKAAQKMLTGKIFDGKFVVATFYPLSAYKRGYLYQNLL; via the exons ATGTCGGGGTGCGTGTGGGGCGCGGCGCCGCTGCTGGAGGCGCTGGGCCGCCTGTGGGAGGTGCAGGCGCCGCTGGGAAGCGGCTCCTCGGCCTCCGTCTACCGAGTGCGCTGCTGCGGGGACCCGCGGGCCCCCCCCGGCGCCGTCAAAGAGTTCGtgccgcccccgccgcggcccggccccgcgcgccGCCCCGGCGCCCGTCCGCCCGCCGCCGACTGCGCCGAGTACGGCTTCCGCAAGGAGCGCGCCGCGCTCGAGCACCTCCGCGGGCACCGCAACATCGGTAACGGCACCCCCG TGACGCTCTACGGCGTGTTCACCAACCACTACTCTACGAATGGCCCATCTCGCTGtctcctcctggagctgctggacatCAGTGTGTccgagctgctgctgcactccAGCAACCAGGGCTGCTCCATGTGGATGATCCAGCACTGTGCCCGAGATGTTCTCGAAGCCCTGGCTTTCCTGCACCACAAAGGCTATGTGCATGCAGACCTCAAGCCTCGAAACATCCTGTGGAGCGCAGAGGAGGAGTGCTTTAAGCTCATTGACTTTGGACTTAGCTTCAAAGAGGGGAATCAG GATGTGAAATATATTCAAACAGACGGGTATCGGGCTCCAGAGGCAGAACTGCAGAACTGCCTGGCGCAGGCAGGGCTCCAGAGTGAGACAGAGTGTACCTCTGCTGTGGATCTGTGGAGTCTGGGAATCGTTTTACTGGAAATGTTCTCAGGAATGAAACTGAAACATACAGTCCAATCTCAGGAATGGAAG acaaACAGTTCTGCCATCATTGATCGCATATTTGCCAGTGAAGGGGTGGTTAATTCAGCCATTCCAGCTTATCACCTCAGAGACCTTATCAAAAG CATGCTTCATTGTGACCAAGGAAAGCGAGCCTCCGCGGAGAAGGCTTTATGCAGCCCGTTCTTcagcattccctttg CTCCCCATATCGAAGATTTGGTGATGCTCCCCACGCCTGTCCTGAGGCTGCTAAATGTTCTAAGTGACGCTTCTCTGCAGTGCGAAGAAGAATATGAAG ATATCCTGGAAGACATAAGGGAGGAGTGTCAGAAATATGGGCCAGTGGTTTCCTTGCTGATTCCGAAGGAGAATCCTGGTAAAGGCCAA gtCTTTGTTGAATATGCAAATGCTGGTGATTCCAAAGCTGCCCAAAAAATGCTGACTGGAAAGATTTTTGATGGCAAGTTTGTTGTGGCTACATTTTACCCACTGAGTGCCTATAAGAGAGGATATCTGTACCAAAACTTGCTGTAG
- the C10H1orf226 gene encoding LOW QUALITY PROTEIN: uncharacterized protein C1orf226 homolog (The sequence of the model RefSeq protein was modified relative to this genomic sequence to represent the inferred CDS: substituted 4 bases at 4 genomic stop codons): MVSWCMVHSRMCLGSVLSPWHLXGAWPAXGVSQSRLEREPWXVGQCRALCGCFQRTSRCSVGVXLIRAPRESHLHRQHGSCSVSVDQSMFENTSASTAPTPRPQHVSVVAGALPQPSRQHLRNLGKAVGAKVNDLLRRKEPAGLPSVGVMEVNASAGAMLGTGQPASEDGAVGLDAFPRLDPPPPVTKKRVPRALKTPQDMLIAPQLTGTSPRSSTEEPPEPPAAHPDPTEEQPGMRDPSPPECPGVPSVTGTPEPSQDQPTAALPVPDLIHKGSLESQWRVSERDTETSPCMEKPSQRLGLEHEPMGSTGQPQPHTPGWEVEGPHPDLLSFE, encoded by the exons ATGGTGTCATGGTGTATGGTGCACAGCAGGATGTGCCTGGGCAGTGTGCTCAGCCCCTGGCATCTCTAGGGAGCTTGGCCAGCATGAGGGGTTAGCCAATCCAGGCTGGAGAGGGAGCCTTGGTAGGTCGGGCAGTGCAGAGCCCTGTGTGGGTGCTTCCAGAGAACCTCCCGCTGCTCTGTGGGTGTCTGACTGATAAGGGCTCCACGTGAGTCCCATCTCCACAGGCAGCACGGCAG TTGTTCCGTGTCAG TGGACCAGAGCATGTTTGAGAACACCAGTGCCAGCACGGCACCGACTCCCAGGCCCCAGCACGTGTCTGTCGTGGCGGGGGCCCTGCCGCAGCCCTCCCGCCAGCACCTCCGCAACCTGGGCAAGGCCGTGGGGGCCAAGGTGAATGACCTGCTGCGCCGTAAGGAGCCGGCCGGCCTCCCCAGCGTGGGAGTGATGGAGGTGAACGCCAGCGCCGGGGCCATGCTGGGCACGGGGCAGCCAGCCAGCGAGGACGG ggctgtggggctggatgCCTTTCCCCGGCTGGACCCCCCGCCCCCTGTCACCAAGAAGCGGGTGCCGCGCGCCCTGAAGACCCCACAGGACATGCTCATCGCACCACAGCTGACAGGGACCAGCCCAAGGAGCAGCACGGAGGAGCCCCCTGAACcgcctgctgcccaccctgaCCCCACAGAAGAGCAGCCAGGGATGAGGGACCCATCCCCTCCAGAATGCCCTGGGGTCCCCAGCGTGAcgggcacccctgagcccagccaggatcAGCCCACCGCTGCCCTCCCTGTGCCTGACCTCATCCATAAGGGCAGCCTGGAGAGCCAATGGCGAGTGAGTGAGAGGGACACCGAGACCTCACCCTGCATGGAGAAGCCCTCCCAGAGACTGGGGCTGGAGCACGAACCGATGGGGAGCACCGGGCAGCCGCAGCCACATACACCAGGCTGGGAGGTGGAGGGGCCCCATCCTGACCTACTGTCCTTTGAGTAG
- the UHMK1 gene encoding serine/threonine-protein kinase Kist isoform X2, with product MSGCVWGAAPLLEALGRLWEVQAPLGSGSSASVYRVRCCGDPRAPPGAVKEFVPPPPRPGPARRPGARPPAADCAEYGFRKERAALEHLRGHRNIVTLYGVFTNHYSTNGPSRCLLLELLDISVSELLLHSSNQGCSMWMIQHCARDVLEALAFLHHKGYVHADLKPRNILWSAEEECFKLIDFGLSFKEGNQDVKYIQTDGYRAPEAELQNCLAQAGLQSETECTSAVDLWSLGIVLLEMFSGMKLKHTVQSQEWKTNSSAIIDRIFASEGVVNSAIPAYHLRDLIKSMLHCDQGKRASAEKALCSPFFSIPFAPHIEDLVMLPTPVLRLLNVLSDASLQCEEEYEDILEDIREECQKYGPVVSLLIPKENPGKGQVFVEYANAGDSKAAQKMLTGKIFDGKFVVATFYPLSAYKRGYLYQNLL from the exons ATGTCGGGGTGCGTGTGGGGCGCGGCGCCGCTGCTGGAGGCGCTGGGCCGCCTGTGGGAGGTGCAGGCGCCGCTGGGAAGCGGCTCCTCGGCCTCCGTCTACCGAGTGCGCTGCTGCGGGGACCCGCGGGCCCCCCCCGGCGCCGTCAAAGAGTTCGtgccgcccccgccgcggcccggccccgcgcgccGCCCCGGCGCCCGTCCGCCCGCCGCCGACTGCGCCGAGTACGGCTTCCGCAAGGAGCGCGCCGCGCTCGAGCACCTCCGCGGGCACCGCAACATCG TGACGCTCTACGGCGTGTTCACCAACCACTACTCTACGAATGGCCCATCTCGCTGtctcctcctggagctgctggacatCAGTGTGTccgagctgctgctgcactccAGCAACCAGGGCTGCTCCATGTGGATGATCCAGCACTGTGCCCGAGATGTTCTCGAAGCCCTGGCTTTCCTGCACCACAAAGGCTATGTGCATGCAGACCTCAAGCCTCGAAACATCCTGTGGAGCGCAGAGGAGGAGTGCTTTAAGCTCATTGACTTTGGACTTAGCTTCAAAGAGGGGAATCAG GATGTGAAATATATTCAAACAGACGGGTATCGGGCTCCAGAGGCAGAACTGCAGAACTGCCTGGCGCAGGCAGGGCTCCAGAGTGAGACAGAGTGTACCTCTGCTGTGGATCTGTGGAGTCTGGGAATCGTTTTACTGGAAATGTTCTCAGGAATGAAACTGAAACATACAGTCCAATCTCAGGAATGGAAG acaaACAGTTCTGCCATCATTGATCGCATATTTGCCAGTGAAGGGGTGGTTAATTCAGCCATTCCAGCTTATCACCTCAGAGACCTTATCAAAAG CATGCTTCATTGTGACCAAGGAAAGCGAGCCTCCGCGGAGAAGGCTTTATGCAGCCCGTTCTTcagcattccctttg CTCCCCATATCGAAGATTTGGTGATGCTCCCCACGCCTGTCCTGAGGCTGCTAAATGTTCTAAGTGACGCTTCTCTGCAGTGCGAAGAAGAATATGAAG ATATCCTGGAAGACATAAGGGAGGAGTGTCAGAAATATGGGCCAGTGGTTTCCTTGCTGATTCCGAAGGAGAATCCTGGTAAAGGCCAA gtCTTTGTTGAATATGCAAATGCTGGTGATTCCAAAGCTGCCCAAAAAATGCTGACTGGAAAGATTTTTGATGGCAAGTTTGTTGTGGCTACATTTTACCCACTGAGTGCCTATAAGAGAGGATATCTGTACCAAAACTTGCTGTAG